Proteins from a genomic interval of Chanodichthys erythropterus isolate Z2021 chromosome 8, ASM2448905v1, whole genome shotgun sequence:
- the LOC137024949 gene encoding gastrula zinc finger protein XlCGF57.1-like isoform X2, producing MAFIKEESEDMKIEETFRVKQEDTKEQTDLMLLKVESEVLNDTEEKDQYEKCHAFITQEKSFSCSDTEKTSSRKTAQKTGDGSYFTCFKCGKCFNQHENLTVHMGIHTGESPYTCQQCGKSFTQKGTLNRHMRIHTGENTFTCQQCGKSFAQKGNLKKHMRIHTGEKPYSCRLCGKSFTAALNLKYHMNRHSGEKPFRCDQCEKRFTRKVHFNNHMKIHSKENCFICHQCGKSFPEKGNLKIHLRLHTGEKPYTCPQCRKSFTYKKSLDAHMRNHTGENPFTCQLCGKSFTQKGNLKIHMRIHTGENSYTCQQCGNSFTQKGTLNRHMRIHTGENPFTCQQCGKSFSQKGNLKKHENSHRREAIYLQAVWKEFHGTAKP from the coding sequence ACTTGATGCTACTGAAAGTGGAGAGTGAAGTCCTGAATGATACGGAAGAGAAAGATCAGTATGAGAAATGTCATGCTTTCATTACTCAAGAAAAATCATTTAGTTGCTCAGATACTGAAAagacttcctcacgaaaaacaGCTCAGAAGACAGGAGATGGAAGTTATTTCACCTGCTTCAAATGTGGAAAATGTTTCAATCAACATGAAAACCTTACAGTCCATATgggaattcacactggagagagcccttatacctgccaacagtgtggaaaaagttttacCCAAAAAGGAACCCTTAACaggcacatgagaattcacactggagagaacactttcacctgccaacagtgtggaaagagtttcgctcaaaaaggaaaccttaaaaaacacatgagaattcacactggagagaagccttattCCTGCAGActatgtggaaagagtttcacagcAGCACTAAACCTTAAGTATCACATGAACCGTCACAGtggagaaaagccattcagATGTGATCAGTGTGAAAAGAGATTCACCCgtaaagtacactttaataacCACATGAAGATTCACTCAAAAGAGAACTGTTTTATATGTCAtcaatgtggaaaaagtttccCTGAAAAAGGAAATCTTAAAATCCACTTGAGacttcatactggagagaagccttacacatGCCCTCAGTGCAGGAAGAGTTTCACATATAAAAAATCCCTTGATGCCCACATGAGAAATCACACTGGAGAGAatcctttcacctgccaactgtgtggaaagagcttcactcaaaaaggaaaccttaaaatccacatgagaattcacactggagagaactcttacacctgccaacagtgtggaaataGCTTCACTCAAAAAGGAACCCTTAACaggcacatgagaattcacactggagagaaccctttcacctgccaacagtgtggaaagagtttcagtcaaaaaggaaaccttaaaaaacatgagaattcacaccggagagaagccatATACCTGCAGgctgtgtggaaagagtttcacggTACAGCTAAACCTTAG
- the LOC137024949 gene encoding gastrula zinc finger protein XlCGF57.1-like isoform X1 has protein sequence MAFIKEESEDMKIEETFRVKQEDTEEQTDLMLLKVESEVLNDTEEKDQYEKCHAFITQEKSFSCSDTEKTSSRKTAQKTGDGSYFTCFKCGKCFNQHENLTVHMGIHTGESPYTCQQCGKSFTQKGTLNRHMRIHTGENTFTCQQCGKSFAQKGNLKKHMRIHTGEKPYSCRLCGKSFTAALNLKYHMNRHSGEKPFRCDQCEKRFTRKVHFNNHMKIHSKENCFICHQCGKSFPEKGNLKIHLRLHTGEKPYTCPQCRKSFTYKKSLDAHMRNHTGENPFTCQLCGKSFTQKGNLKIHMRIHTGENSYTCQQCGNSFTQKGTLNRHMRIHTGENPFTCQQCGKSFSQKGNLKKHENSHRREAIYLQAVWKEFHGTAKP, from the coding sequence ACTTGATGCTACTGAAAGTGGAGAGTGAAGTCCTGAATGATACGGAAGAGAAAGATCAGTATGAGAAATGTCATGCTTTCATTACTCAAGAAAAATCATTTAGTTGCTCAGATACTGAAAagacttcctcacgaaaaacaGCTCAGAAGACAGGAGATGGAAGTTATTTCACCTGCTTCAAATGTGGAAAATGTTTCAATCAACATGAAAACCTTACAGTCCATATgggaattcacactggagagagcccttatacctgccaacagtgtggaaaaagttttacCCAAAAAGGAACCCTTAACaggcacatgagaattcacactggagagaacactttcacctgccaacagtgtggaaagagtttcgctcaaaaaggaaaccttaaaaaacacatgagaattcacactggagagaagccttattCCTGCAGActatgtggaaagagtttcacagcAGCACTAAACCTTAAGTATCACATGAACCGTCACAGtggagaaaagccattcagATGTGATCAGTGTGAAAAGAGATTCACCCgtaaagtacactttaataacCACATGAAGATTCACTCAAAAGAGAACTGTTTTATATGTCAtcaatgtggaaaaagtttccCTGAAAAAGGAAATCTTAAAATCCACTTGAGacttcatactggagagaagccttacacatGCCCTCAGTGCAGGAAGAGTTTCACATATAAAAAATCCCTTGATGCCCACATGAGAAATCACACTGGAGAGAatcctttcacctgccaactgtgtggaaagagcttcactcaaaaaggaaaccttaaaatccacatgagaattcacactggagagaactcttacacctgccaacagtgtggaaataGCTTCACTCAAAAAGGAACCCTTAACaggcacatgagaattcacactggagagaaccctttcacctgccaacagtgtggaaagagtttcagtcaaaaaggaaaccttaaaaaacatgagaattcacaccggagagaagccatATACCTGCAGgctgtgtggaaagagtttcacggTACAGCTAAACCTTAG
- the LOC137024949 gene encoding gastrula zinc finger protein XlCGF57.1-like isoform X3 — MLLKVESEVLNDTEEKDQYEKCHAFITQEKSFSCSDTEKTSSRKTAQKTGDGSYFTCFKCGKCFNQHENLTVHMGIHTGESPYTCQQCGKSFTQKGTLNRHMRIHTGENTFTCQQCGKSFAQKGNLKKHMRIHTGEKPYSCRLCGKSFTAALNLKYHMNRHSGEKPFRCDQCEKRFTRKVHFNNHMKIHSKENCFICHQCGKSFPEKGNLKIHLRLHTGEKPYTCPQCRKSFTYKKSLDAHMRNHTGENPFTCQLCGKSFTQKGNLKIHMRIHTGENSYTCQQCGNSFTQKGTLNRHMRIHTGENPFTCQQCGKSFSQKGNLKKHENSHRREAIYLQAVWKEFHGTAKP, encoded by the coding sequence ATGCTACTGAAAGTGGAGAGTGAAGTCCTGAATGATACGGAAGAGAAAGATCAGTATGAGAAATGTCATGCTTTCATTACTCAAGAAAAATCATTTAGTTGCTCAGATACTGAAAagacttcctcacgaaaaacaGCTCAGAAGACAGGAGATGGAAGTTATTTCACCTGCTTCAAATGTGGAAAATGTTTCAATCAACATGAAAACCTTACAGTCCATATgggaattcacactggagagagcccttatacctgccaacagtgtggaaaaagttttacCCAAAAAGGAACCCTTAACaggcacatgagaattcacactggagagaacactttcacctgccaacagtgtggaaagagtttcgctcaaaaaggaaaccttaaaaaacacatgagaattcacactggagagaagccttattCCTGCAGActatgtggaaagagtttcacagcAGCACTAAACCTTAAGTATCACATGAACCGTCACAGtggagaaaagccattcagATGTGATCAGTGTGAAAAGAGATTCACCCgtaaagtacactttaataacCACATGAAGATTCACTCAAAAGAGAACTGTTTTATATGTCAtcaatgtggaaaaagtttccCTGAAAAAGGAAATCTTAAAATCCACTTGAGacttcatactggagagaagccttacacatGCCCTCAGTGCAGGAAGAGTTTCACATATAAAAAATCCCTTGATGCCCACATGAGAAATCACACTGGAGAGAatcctttcacctgccaactgtgtggaaagagcttcactcaaaaaggaaaccttaaaatccacatgagaattcacactggagagaactcttacacctgccaacagtgtggaaataGCTTCACTCAAAAAGGAACCCTTAACaggcacatgagaattcacactggagagaaccctttcacctgccaacagtgtggaaagagtttcagtcaaaaaggaaaccttaaaaaacatgagaattcacaccggagagaagccatATACCTGCAGgctgtgtggaaagagtttcacggTACAGCTAAACCTTAG